Within Haloterrigena salifodinae, the genomic segment TGGTCGCCGACTGATTCGTCGTCTAACAGCTCGCCATCCGCCGTCAGCGGGAGCTGGCCCGCGGTGATGAGGACGTCGTCGGTTCTGGTCGCCTGACTGTACGCTCCAACGGCTGCCGGTGCGTCGTCGGTGCTAACGGTTCGCATCACACTGGCATACCAGTTCGCGTCTCTTAAATTTCGGCTCCGTTCCACGTCCGGTTAGCGGAGTTACGTTTCGTGGTGGGGTGTGTTACACGCACGCAAGATACTCACTCGCATCCGTTCCACGTAGCGTATGGCCTTCGAACAGCCACTCGACCGGATAGCGCCGAGCGTGTCCGAGTCCGTCTCGCTCGAACGCGAGCGGCAGGAATCGACCCTCGGGATGATCGCTTCGGAGAACCACGTCTCGAAAGCCGTCCTCGAGGCGCAGGGGAGCGTGTTGACGAACAAGTACGCGGAAGGATATCCCGGTAGCCGGTACTACGGCGGGTGCCAGCACGTCGATACGGTGGAGGAACTCGCCATCGAGCACGCGAAAGCACTCTTCGAGATGGACCACGCTAACGTCCAGCCGCACAGCGGGACGCAGGCGAACATGGGCGTCTACTTCGCGGTCCTCGAGCCGGGAGACACGATCCTCTCGCTGTCGCTGTCACACGGCGGCCACCTCTCGCACGGTCACAACGTGAACTTCTCGGGTCAGCTCTACGACGTCGAGCAGTACGAGGTCGACCCCGAGACGGGGTACATCGACTACGACGAGGTCGCACGACAGGCCCGCGAGATCGAGCCGGACATGATCGTCAGCGGCTCCTCGGCCTATCCGCGCGAGTTCGAGTACGACCGTATCGGCGAGATCGCGGACGCGGTCGACGCTTACCATCTCGCGGACATCGCCCACGTGACCGGCCTCATCGCGGCCGGCGTTCACTCGTCGCCGGCCGAGCACGCGGACTTCGTTACCGGGAGTACCCACAAGACGATTCGCGCCGGCCGCGGCGGACTCATCATGTGCGACGAGGAGCACGCCGACGACGTCGACTCCGCCGTGTTCCCCGGCGCGCAGGGCGGTCCGCTGATGCACAACGTCGCCGGCAAGGCGGTCGGCTTCGCAGAGGCCCGGACCGACGAGTTCGAAGCGTACGCCGAACGGATCGTCGCCGGCGCGAAGCGCCTCGGCGAGGTGTTCGACGAACGGGGGCTCTCGCTGGTCAGCGGCGGGACCGACAAACACCTCCTGCTCGTCGATCTGCGCGACTCCCACCCCGATCTGACGGGGACGGAAGCCGAGGAAGCGCTGAGCGACGTCGGCATCATCGTCAACAAGAACACCGTCCCCGGCGAGACGCGGTCGCCCATGGTGACCAGCGGGATCCGCGTCGGTACCCCCGCGCTCGCGACCCGCGGCCTCGGGGAAGCCGAGATGGAGACCGTCGCCGACCTCATCGTCGACGTGCTCGACGCGCCGGACGACGACGCGGTCGCCGATCGCGTTTCGTCGCGGGTCGACGACCTCTGCGAGGAATTCCCGATCTACGAGTGAGGCTCGCGATACCGGCGTAACGCCGACAACTGATTTCTACCGCCGACTGGCTGCATCGCGGGCTCGCCGTCGCTACTTCGTGTAGCCGTCCAGTCGACCCGAACGGATAGCTACCGGAACCAGAAGTGATGAAGCGAGCCGATCGTCGACGGTACTATCGCCGCTCCCGGCCGACGGTCACCCCGCCGGACGAACGCCGAGACGGCGTCCGGCACCGGAATCGAAATCGACCGCGAGGAATCGAGCGGCCGAACAGCGGTCGGTCAGTCGTCGGACGGATCGGCGTCGGCAGCCTCGCGGTCGGACGTCTCGAGCTCGAGAGACGTGAGCGAGACGTTGTCCTCCTCGCGGAGGAACAGCGGCCGATGGCTGCTGAACGTGACGATCATCGCCGCGACGGCCAGTAACGCGATGATCGCGAACGGCCCGCCGGTGATGATCGCGGCCTGCTGTAGGGCGTCAACGCCGCCGGTGACCATCAGCAGCGACGCGAGCGCGCCGATGAGGAATCCCCAGATGACGCGGTTGATCGTCGAGGGATTTTCGTTCCCGCCGGTCGTGAGCATTCCCAGCGCCAGCGTCGAGGAGTCGGCCGACGTGACGAGGAACGTCGTCACGAGCACGAGGAACAGACCCGTCAACACGCCGCCGAGTGGCAACGCCTCGAACAGCGGGTATCCGGAGCCGGCCTCACCGAGTTCGCTGATGATGGTGAGAATGTCGGCGCGACCGTTCTCCTGCAGGAAGATCGCGGTGCCGCCCATCGTGGCGAACCACGGAATCGTGATTCCCGTCGAGGCGATGACGCCCGTGACGACGACCTGTCTCACCGTCCGACCGCGCGAGATGCGCGCGATGAACAGCCCGACGAACGGCGTCCAGGAGAACCACCACGCCCAGTAGAAGACCGTCCAGCCGCCGACCCAGCCGCTGACGCCGCCGCCGACGCTCTCGGCGGCGCCGGTGTAGAAGCTCATCGTGACAAAGTCGTTGATGTACGCGCCGAGCGCCTCCGTGCCGACGGTCATGATGTACGTCGTCGGACCGAGGACGAACGTCGCGACGGTCACCACGGCGAATAGGGCCATGTTGAAGTACGAGAGGCGGCGGATTCCCTTCTCTACGCCGAGCGCGACCGAGATCGTGAACGCGACGGTCAGTCCGGTAATCACGACGACCGTCCCGAGGTCACCGACGCTCGCACCGGTGATCCACTCGACGCCAACGAGAAACTGGCTCCCGACCAGTCCCAGCGTCGTCGCGACACCGCCGATCGTCGCGAACACGGCGAGGATATCGATGACCTTCGCGATCGGACGGTCGAGGTTTTCAATGCCCACCCACGG encodes:
- a CDS encoding serine hydroxymethyltransferase; protein product: MAFEQPLDRIAPSVSESVSLERERQESTLGMIASENHVSKAVLEAQGSVLTNKYAEGYPGSRYYGGCQHVDTVEELAIEHAKALFEMDHANVQPHSGTQANMGVYFAVLEPGDTILSLSLSHGGHLSHGHNVNFSGQLYDVEQYEVDPETGYIDYDEVARQAREIEPDMIVSGSSAYPREFEYDRIGEIADAVDAYHLADIAHVTGLIAAGVHSSPAEHADFVTGSTHKTIRAGRGGLIMCDEEHADDVDSAVFPGAQGGPLMHNVAGKAVGFAEARTDEFEAYAERIVAGAKRLGEVFDERGLSLVSGGTDKHLLLVDLRDSHPDLTGTEAEEALSDVGIIVNKNTVPGETRSPMVTSGIRVGTPALATRGLGEAEMETVADLIVDVLDAPDDDAVADRVSSRVDDLCEEFPIYE
- a CDS encoding BCCT family transporter, translated to MAGAESNGPVGRFLEELDTPVFVAGFFIAAAAVIAFVLWPETTSGYMTSVNDFLWTAAGWWYLVAMFALVAFAGFLIFGPWGNIKLGGEDEEPEFTFLAYFAMLYSAGIAAGIVFWGPAEAIFHYDTVSPFIGAEAQSAGAAVGAIQYTFFHWGLSAWTAYVIMALPIAYFAYRYDAPLRISTVIAPWVGIENLDRPIAKVIDILAVFATIGGVATTLGLVGSQFLVGVEWITGASVGDLGTVVVITGLTVAFTISVALGVEKGIRRLSYFNMALFAVVTVATFVLGPTTYIMTVGTEALGAYINDFVTMSFYTGAAESVGGGVSGWVGGWTVFYWAWWFSWTPFVGLFIARISRGRTVRQVVVTGVIASTGITIPWFATMGGTAIFLQENGRADILTIISELGEAGSGYPLFEALPLGGVLTGLFLVLVTTFLVTSADSSTLALGMLTTGGNENPSTINRVIWGFLIGALASLLMVTGGVDALQQAAIITGGPFAIIALLAVAAMIVTFSSHRPLFLREEDNVSLTSLELETSDREAADADPSDD